ATAAGGCACAACTATGTACTTCctatttttcctctttttctttttcacaacaAACGGacacgtggaaaaaattataatcatcgtagtcttggttttttttttttttcttttttttcccgttCAATCGGCTTTTTTGTTTGTATCAATTTTCCACTCAAGGAGGAATTACAAGTACGTGGACAAAtattgttgttctttttttcttttcaaccacttttttttatttatttattttttttttttcttcttttctggTTACGGTTTTTCCGTGCCGGTATAACAACAATTTTATCGACTCCTTAACCATACTTATTGTACGtcgcatattatacataatatatacacatgttatatgtattatatgacAAATGCTTAGATCATATACGCATTACTCTTATATACATCATCATTTAGCCCTTGTTATAAAcccatgtatattatacatatatatatatatatgcacacgtGTCCTATATCTCTGCAATAATTGTATTtcaacaagaaaataaaaaagaaaagagctAGAGAACTATATTTAtagtatatgtatgcatatatgtgtatatatatatacagtgtGTATGGTATATATTCGCGTATACGAGAAGAAATcccatagaaaaaaaaaaaaacagaatgaagaaaaatgatatttattattgaaaataaggaaatcgtgaaaaatcaGAGTATAAtgttacaacaaattattactaccgccactactactactaccatTAAACTAATAATACTAGCTATATTAATACCATCTACAATCGATTCGTTAATTATACCCTAATGACATTTAActgtttctctctttctctctctctttctctctctctctccttctctcactcactcactcactcactcactcagtCACTCTTACTCTCTCTATTTCTATCTCTGTATCTGTGTGTGATGGATATTCGTATGTACAATACATAACGTATAtttatgatttaaattttttctttctcctatAACTTTAACACGTTTCTTCTCTCTTCGGTTTGTTCTTTCTACATATCGtttaaattttcttgtttatttattattttcttttcttttgtacGTTTcacgattgaaaaaagaaccATCACTTTTCGTTCATCACACATCACCACGATtctttgtatatatatttatgtacggACATGAAACGTagatttttcgtgaaaatcaTAGTTGCTGAAATTCTCGTTCATCGTTTTTGCATTTGGAGTTcatttatacgtttttttttttttattctcgtttgTTTTGCTTTCACTTTACCAGTAATTCCGTACATAATATTCGTATAACAGAAAGAGAAGTTTCACTAATTTGACGCGTTTATCAAACTGTTCAAATTATATACGCAAAAAATggtaatgatgataatgataacaataataataataataataataataactgttACTATTGCGGATTTTGTTCGGGAAtagcaattgtttttttttttttttttttaagacaattttattctcaattcttcaatttcaattttctgtcaattaatgtttttttttcctattcatTCATTCCATAGTCGCGGTttatgcgttttttttttttttttaatttttttttagacagGCTTATATACGTTCgtcgttatattatattccaAGGTGTGTGAGAATATATAGATGAGTGAtgattgttattgttattattgtcatAGTtttttgtcgttgttgttgctgttttcttttttttttttttttttctcacatcgTTACATACGATGATGCATATTACTACATACTGTATcgtttatgtatatgtatatacatatatatatatatattatatacatgtataattgttatatatatatatatatgtatgtgtgtgtgtgtgtgtgcgtgtgtgtttgtatatacatacaactTGTTTATTAaacgagataaatttttttttttcccctcgaAATGGAAAacgatgacgaaaaaaaattgaaaaaaaaaaatacaacaaaatattgaaaaaacaaacaacaaacGACAACAGAGCAACTCGACAGAATCGAGGAAGGGATGGATCAGATCAACGCCGATATGAGGGAAGCTGAGAAGAATCTTACCGGTATGGAAAAATGTTGCGGTCTCTGCGTTCTGCCATGTAACAAGTAAGCCGTACATGatatcttttttctcttccctaACATCTCGTTTCGTCTCGAGTTTTCAAGAGCCGTAAGAAAAGAATTGCCAAAATTTTACCGTTTTCCGGTCTTTTGAAATCAGTAAAataggagtaaaaaaaaaaaaaaaaaagtaccgcacagatggaagaaaaattgtgaaatttgaaagtaatgattcgcccccccccccccccccccccttccccgcccttcttctcctcctcctcctctttttTCACCCTTGCAGAGGAGCGAGTTTCAAGGAGGACGAGGGAACGTGGAAGGGAAACGACGACGGCAAGGTTGTGAATAATCAGCCGCAGCGCGTGATGGACGATCGGAACGGTTTGGGACCCCAGGGTGGCTACATCGCGAAGATAACGAACGACGCGAGGGAGGACGAGATGGAGGATAACATGGGACAGGTGAACACGATGATCGGGAATCTGCGCAACATGGCGATCGACATGGGCAGTGAGCtagaaaatcaaaatcgtCAAATCGACAGGATCAATCGCAaggtgaggaaaaaaagatgccGTGAAAAACGGAGAAGAACAACaaacacgaataaaaaaaaaaaaagaaaagaccgaaaaaaagagaacctcaaacaaatattcacgtttctcatttttcacacaCCGCGTCATCGTTatacatattaatatatatcGTTACCGTTGTCGATGGGCACGCGTGATTATtcaatgtatatataatattagtGAAAAGCCGTTAGactccactttttttttttctttttttttttctatatcgCACGAGCCGAAATACGATTCACAGCGTAACCTCGCTCTCGTCAATTGGGAAGGAAAATATATAGCTGTGACATCTGGTGGGAAAATAACGCGTCACTCTGAGTCGGCCATATTTAGTtttaaagtatttttttcatcgcattTTTTCGCACAGAGTATTCTGTAGTTTCATATTCGTGTAATTGACCGAATAAAATTTGCCGATGGCTCAGCTAATCGCAAGCCAAACATAACCctattttctttcacaattCTGGAAGTGCACAGGCGTTCAACGTCATTGACTGTCAGTGTTGCCGTTTCAAGtacaattacaattttctAGTACATCTcaatcggttttttttctttttcacgtgTGTAATATCAATTGATCCTTTAAAACACAGACAACGACTCTGCTGATAGGgtaagtaaaattatacatacacgcacaTTTTGAAACGTGTCGAAAATAATACATCGGTGTAATTATCGTTgtcttttcttgtttttcgacgaggaaaaattagaagaaaaatataaatcgtgGAATTTCGTGGACTCTGATAGAATGACTTTCACGTAATAATATTCGCGGTCGAGGTTGAGGAAAAGTCATATAatatctaataaaaataagttaattgatgaataataaatgagacgtgatgaattttgacatttttttttttaatttttttttttcttcactcctCTTTTGtctcttttattctctttttctacACTCGTATCACGCAAAGTTGCATTGGTTTTATTCTTGTGTGAATTTCAATACGCAGGGAGAGTCGAACGAGACGAGGATACAGGTGGCCAACGAACGCGCTCATCAGCTACTTAAATAAGTTTCCCCGAGAATACGTTCTAATGAAATCGAAATTCAGatattttgttgttattattactatcattatcattattattacacatatatctaTTACTATACTTATATATTATCCCAACACCTTGCCGACACGCATCTGCATGTAGAAATGTATACGtgatacacatgtatatgtatatatcccGTCATACTTACACCTTatcagttattattattattattattattattattgcttcgtaactaataatattatttaatccACCGTATAACgtaataatcaattaatcgCGATTGCTTCGCGGTTTCACTTTTCCTTCCTCGCCTCCCGTAATTTCGGAATTATATTAATTTCGGAGTATAGATTACTATTTATAATAGacataatattattgtacttAAACGATTGTCGGGAGAATTTGGGGAGTTTGGAAAATAGtgtttgtttttaattttttgctccCCCCCTCGTCTCTTCGATATTTCGacataaatttcaaagttcCTTGACCTGCCAATCTCCGTTTATaatcggattttttttctcgcgtaGCTTGATTGAGTAATTTTTactgttatcattattattattattgttactactattattattatttttattattattattattacattcgTGACGTTCCTAACCGACGGCATTATTAAacctatttttattattgtcttTGTCGTTATTTGTTTAATCGGTGTCGTCGTCATCATTACTCTTGTtgttattagtattattatcatcgtaattaatattattgggggggaaaaaaaaaacttacatcCCAAAATAATGGTGTTGACTAATACTgcgagaaaaagacaaaaagaaaattatgatattaataaaggaagaaagaacgaaaacaaaaacggGAAGATTGTTGaatacaaaaaatggaaaaaggaacaacgtagaaaattttgttttgctttatttgatttgaatcgatgaaatttgactTCGGTTTTTTTGTGCGAATGAAATTTCTgctaaaaattattcaattttatcctcTAAATTATGTACgcgtatacatgtgtatattatttttttcttccaattctACGacaagtggaaaaaaaattgcaaaacatgatccaaacaaaaatgaaaaagtaaatttatattgcgtgtgtgtgtggtgTATAGGGGGAGTCCAACGAAACGAGGATCGCTGTGGCCAATCAGCGTACGAACAAGCTGCTCAAGtcgtaagagaaaaaaatgagtaacaaacaaaaacgtagtaatgaaaaaaaccaaaaaaaaaaaaaaaaaaagaaccgaaagaaaagaaaaaaatatacatttcgGACGGACGATGATTATTGACGCTATTCGTCATCTTCACCTCCTTCATCTTCTGCGCCTTCACTTCCGCTTCCTAAACACGGGATTATAATCATCGATCAAAAAGAGGTCCtccatttatatatttatatatacgtatatatatatatatatacatctacgtttaaattattaaatattgtatGATATcgatattgttattaattgttataatttataattcttctcaaccgattgaaaaaaattttttagtcacCCCTCTTACTCGTGTAAATGTTGTAGCATCATTAATGATTGTTGCATACCACGATTTTAGTTCAacttcaaatttgatcgaaacgtgatcccaatttttttttttttcttttttttttctctctcaaacTTTCGAATAGAACATGTAGCGCatgtttaaattttataaaagcaTACATATTATGTGTATGTGGCATGAATATTGACGTGTATAATCGATGGACTAcagtattatatatatatatataaataatataataagcgCATTGAGCAATAATGATATTCTATTGTCTGTCGTGATCAgtgtgtattttcttttctttcttcgttattgtGTGCTTTTTTAGTCCCTGTCGttcgtttttcaattactgtttttttttttttttttttttctcagcacCTTTTATCCTCAAACTTGAGGCAAAGATCGAAAATGATTCACATTCACGCTTTCTCGTACTACATTGTGATACATATTAGAAACATATATTTGCACATCCGATGTGAcacggaaatttcaaatatttttcaaaaatttcagtagCATACAACacaagtttttatttctttatttttttttttattctgtctTTACCAACCTTCGAACTATTCGAAACACATTGTTCACCGTACAATTTGTTGCTCAACTTGTGCGCAAAACCGACGCGATACAATGTTATACATACACTTACGTTTATGCACATGTTACATACGCAATGTCGATGAGAAGAAAACCAACATATCCCCTCGTTATACActtatattcatacatatgtgaaaaatttatcatcgaaCACGTCACtccgatatttatttttcagtcgTTGTTATTACTATCATCGTTTTACGCgttgacaaagaaaaaaaaaaaaaaatgcaaagattTATTTCGTGATTGGTAATATTTTCCCgtaatatttgtatatgtaaatatatttacacaatATATCACCTACCCCTGAATGCATAagagtaaattcgtagaattggtttctcatttttgtttcatggtaaaaaaaaacgttcggttcaatatttttcttcggaTCTTTTCTTtgagtagaaataaaaaaacaagaacaacaagaaacaaaatgacatcatcatcattttcTTTCCCCGTTTTCATCCCACAGATGAAATCATTTACTCaggcagagaaaaaaaatttccgtttatataataataaaacaaattttcgaggacctcttcaacgattttttttttttttttgtttgcagaAACTGTTCCGTGAAATAATTCCAATTACTATTAACATCACAACTCCGACTCAActatacaatatgtatatttataatatatacagatttttcattcacagcAAACAAGAAAACTCTTCTCTAGCTCTTTAACATCTCGTCGAAATTCACCTGCGTGTTATacgacgagagaaaaaaaaacaaaaaaattaaaaataaattcgaaagGGATACTTGTACATCACACACACGCCgcaatatatctatatatctatTATACTATATACCAACCATAATACCTAcgcatatatacctatgtatactttaacggaagaaaaatcaaGAAAGGAAACAGTTAAGTTCGCCCAgctacaaaaatatatacacagcATGTGATGTGaataattgttgaataatttacaaCAATGACAACAACAattgccgctgctgctgctgctgctgctgctgctgctgctgacgCTGTCATgctgctgaatttttttcaattttttttttatcgacaaaatttttatttgaaccatttatttacagtttcttttctttttattatattcattccTCGCTCttattacgtatattatacatatatatgtatgtgtgtgttgtttgtttgtttgtttgttttttttttttttgtcttcttctCTCGCAATATTAATGGCTTCTCTTTCAAACTTCGAATctgttataatatacatatatatataccaatTGTTACACAATTGTTACACTTGTAATAAATCGCTACgagtgttattattattactataggtatacatacatatatatatacacatatgtatgtatatacttaattataattgtaattaacattattagtattattctGATTATTActtgttattatacatacaagtTGAGGTATAATTATTACTGGATTTTCTTagacgaaaattgaagaagaaaaattgaaaaaaaaaaaggaaaaagtacCAAAAAGAgcaagagaaagaaaaagatacactaatatttcaaacagattggataatatacataaatatataatatatatatacacataaatttACCCATTACATACTTGGATCAATATTATTGTACgtctgaataattttcattatcattgtCATTGTTATTGCTACTTAAACTCtcgaaatagaaaatgaatcGACGGTGATCGGTAAATCTCAAAAAagaagtcaaaaaaaaaaaaacgtacacgttaggtgaaaatatttcatcgtttctgtcgtcaattttttcttcccaatCAATTGGTCGGCTTACTCGAGACAAGCTCTTTGGGGTTTTCAacgttattttattaattatttattaccattatatgccacacacatacacacacacatacacacacactaTGTGCGAGATCACGGTAAGATTAACTCCAAGAACAAAtcaaacgaacaaaaaaagtaaaaagaaaagaaaataataatcgacacttgtaaattgttaaatatacatattataattgcATTGGAAAGAATTATAGAGAATGATAAGAAATTGTACAGAGATTTTAACGAAAGAACAGATCGGAAAGCGTGTATCGTGTATTTAAATGGTAACATCATTTCGAGCAACCGCCGAAACCAATCAAACGTTCAACGTATTCTATAAAATGTCTCTTTCTAGTTTTTGCTCTTGCCTTTCGAACattaatttcttcttctttttcttctccttcttatccttcttcttcgtcgtaaTCTTAGATTTTCTCAACGcgacaaagaaaaagaaaaaaaaaaaaaacttcaaaacaACTATAAATCCTTGATAAAGAATTgatatagaaatgaaaatgggataaaagtttgataaaattgatgcagaCGAAATCAAAAGTAGTTTAACGAAATATGAATTAATCG
This region of Neodiprion fabricii isolate iyNeoFabr1 chromosome 7, iyNeoFabr1.1, whole genome shotgun sequence genomic DNA includes:
- the LOC124186293 gene encoding synaptosomal-associated protein 25 isoform X1, with amino-acid sequence MPASTTAATAAGAEGGGPPRTELQELQLKAGQTTDESLESTRRMLALCEESKEAGIRTLVALDDQGEQLDRIEEGMDQINADMREAEKNLTGMEKCCGLCVLPCNKGASFKEDEGTWKGNDDGKVVNNQPQRVMDDRNGLGPQGGYIAKITNDAREDEMEDNMGQVNTMIGNLRNMAIDMGSELENQNRQIDRINRKGESNETRIQVANERAHQLLK
- the LOC124186293 gene encoding synaptosomal-associated protein 25 isoform X2, with product MPASTTAATAAGAEGGGPPRTELQELQLKAGQTTDESLESTRRMLALCEESEDVGANTLMMLDHQGEQLDRIEEGMDQINADMREAEKNLTGMEKCCGLCVLPCNKGASFKEDEGTWKGNDDGKVVNNQPQRVMDDRNGLGPQGGYIAKITNDAREDEMEDNMGQVNTMIGNLRNMAIDMGSELENQNRQIDRINRKGESNETRIQVANERAHQLLK
- the LOC124186293 gene encoding synaptosomal-associated protein 25 isoform X3, which translates into the protein MPASTTAATAAGAEGGGPPRTELQELQLKAGQTTDESLESTRRMLALCEEGHEVGMKTLVMLDEQGEQLDRIEEGMDQINADMREAEKNLTGMEKCCGLCVLPCNKGASFKEDEGTWKGNDDGKVVNNQPQRVMDDRNGLGPQGGYIAKITNDAREDEMEDNMGQVNTMIGNLRNMAIDMGSELENQNRQIDRINRKGESNETRIQVANERAHQLLK
- the LOC124186293 gene encoding synaptosomal-associated protein 25 isoform X4 codes for the protein MKEGINTEKVVTVDRGGGLSHLLQVKPIESLESTRRMLALCEESEDVGANTLMMLDHQGEQLDRIEEGMDQINADMREAEKNLTGMEKCCGLCVLPCNKGASFKEDEGTWKGNDDGKVVNNQPQRVMDDRNGLGPQGGYIAKITNDAREDEMEDNMGQVNTMIGNLRNMAIDMGSELENQNRQIDRINRKGESNETRIQVANERAHQLLK
- the LOC124186293 gene encoding synaptosomal-associated protein 25 isoform X5; amino-acid sequence: MKEGINTEKVVTVDRGGGLSHLLQVKPIESLESTRRMLALCEESKEAGIRTLVALDDQGEQLDRIEEGMDQINADMREAEKNLTGMEKCCGLCVLPCNKGASFKEDEGTWKGNDDGKVVNNQPQRVMDDRNGLGPQGGYIAKITNDAREDEMEDNMGQVNTMIGNLRNMAIDMGSELENQNRQIDRINRKGESNETRIQVANERAHQLLK